Part of the Robbsia sp. KACC 23696 genome, GCCGCCACGAGCAGGATCGTGAAAAGCATCGCGACGATCCCCAAGCGGAGCGGCAACATCCATAGGCGATCCGTCGGCGGCAGGCGGACCCGCAGGCCGATGGCGAACAGCGACACCAGCATCGCGACTTCGGTTATCTGACGCAGCAGGGCGGTATTGTGATTGGCATTGACTTCAAGCAGGTGCAAGCCGATCGGCCCCACCGCTACGCCGATGGCGAGATAGGCCATTGCGCTGGTCACAGGCAAATGCTTGAAAGCGGTGTTCGCTATCCCCATGAAGATCAGCACGCAGCCGACCACGAGAAACCACAACATTTCGTCCATTCGTTTTCCGATAGCAGACCGCGCACCGCATCACACAGCCATGCATCGATGATACCGTCGTTCCGGCTTGCCCTGCCCTACGCCATATCGAACCACGGCATGTAGCAGCGGGCGCTCGGCTGGAACCGGCATGGCTCGCGAAAACGTCAGCCCAGGCATACAAATTGCTGACAGCTAAGCGGGGAATATCCAACGTGGCGGCATCGCGTCTGCCTGATTCAACCCGCGATGGATCGAGTCTGTGCGCTCACCAGGATGAACGACGCAATAGATCAGGAAACCTTAATGCAATGACGGACATCACTCGATAAGCGGGGATACATGAAACGGCTGCGAATTGGCATTCTAACGCATATTAAACATCCGATTCGCCAGCCGTTCTCCGGTGGGCTCGAGGCGTTTACCTACGATGTCACGATGGCACTGAAGGAACGCGGCCATGACGTGACCCTGTTTGCAAGCTCCCATTCGGCACCAGAACTCGAACACACATCGATTCTCAGCGATGACAACTACGGCCCGCTCGGGCTGGATACACGCGGTAAGAAAGAAGCCTATTTCCGCGAATATCTCGACGAGCACCTTGCGTATATGCAATGCATGCAAGGTATGGACGCCCACCGTTTCGACGTCGTGTTCAACAATTCGCTTCATTACGTTCCCATCACGATGGGCGGTCTGATCGAAACCCCGATGCTGACGGTGCTTCATACACCGCCCTTCTTCGAACTGACTAATGCATTCGCTGCGCTGCGCCCCAAAGCGGCGCAGCGTATTTGCACCGTCTCGCATGCCAACGCCGACCGGTGGTCGGCGTTGGTTGGGGAATGCGATGTCATCCACAATGGCATCGATCTGTCTTCATGGGCGCCGAATGCGATGCCGAAAGGGCAACGCGCGATTTGGTTCGGAAGAATTGTGCCGGACAAGGGCCTGCATCACGCAATCGACGCGGCAAAACTTGCCGGCGTACCACTGGACTTTGCCGGACAGGCCAACGATGAAGCGTATTTCCGAGATCAAATCGCCCCGCGTCTGGACGACAATGCGGTGTACCTGGGACATCTCGGGCGAGAAGCGTTGGTAAAGCGCGTGCAGCACGCGGCCGTCTGTGTCGTATCGCCATGCTGGGACGAGCCGTTTGGCTTGGTCGTCGCGGAAGCGCTCGCCTGTGGTACGCCCGTGGCAGCGTATCGGCGAGGTGCATTGGCCGAATTGCTGACGCCGGAAACGGGTGTTTTGGCGAAGCCCGACGATATCGCCGCGCTTGCCCGCGCGATACAGGAAGCAAGGACGCTCGATCGCACGGCCTGTCGCCGCCACGCCGAGATCCATTGGGGCCGGGAAACCATGCTGGACAATTACGAGAGGCTGCTGCACGAGACCGCCGTTGGCGGGGCGGTCCATGTCTGACGTCCGCATTGCCTACTATGCGCACCATCACGGCAGCGGGCATGTGCGGCGCGCGCTAGAGATCGCTCGACACTTACACGGGCCCATCACGATTTTCACCAGCGCCGCGCCGCCAGACGACGCGTCATCGACCGTGGACATCGTGCACCTGCCTATAGACGTCGACGGACGAGAACACGAATATGCGGTTTCAGGATTGCATTACGCGCCACTAGCCGTCGCGGGGATCGCACAACGCATGGCGGTCATGGCCGATTGGTTTCGTGATAACTGGCCCTGCTTGTTGATCGTCGACGTATCGGTCGAAGTGGCACTACTCGCCCGTCTATGCGCGGTGCCCACCGTTTATATAAGACAAAACGGGATGCGCACGGACCTGCCGCACATGTTGGCCTATTCGACGGCAAGCCTGCTGCTGGCGCCTTTCCCAGAATCCTTTGCGCAAGCCCGCACCAACGACGAATGGCGCGAAAAGACGCTGTATTCGGGATTCATATCGCGGTTCGACTCATGCGCGATGACCGACGCGTCCGTGCCGCAAACGGTGGCTGTCCTCATCGGTCATGGCGGCACCGCTTTAACGGCCGCGCATCTGCGCGCGGCCGCCGAGGCCACGCCGGATTGGCAATGGACCGTTCTCGGGCCGGTTCGGGACGTTCCGTTGTACGATTATCCCGAAAACCTCCGCTTCATGGGCGTCGTCGCGTCGCCCGGCGATATTTTAAGACAGTCATATGTCGTCATCGGCTCCGCTGGCGACAACGTCGTCGCTGAAATGGCGTCGCTGCAGGCGCGATTCATTTGCTATGCGGACGAGCGACCGTTTAACGAGCAGATTGCGACCTCGGAAATTCTGGAACGTCTTGGCCTCGCCGTGTATTGCCGCGCCTGGCCTGAGGCGGCAGCATGGCCTGCCTTGCTCGCCCGCGCGGCGGCGTTCGAACGCGACGCTTGGCAGGCACATGTCGCTCACGGTGCGCGCACCGCCGCGACGGCGATCGAACAATGCGCCGAACGGGTATGGCGCGAGACCTTGTCGAGGCCCGCATGCTCAGTGTCTTGACCCTCGTGCACGGCCGGGCGCAGCACCTCGTCAATCTGATCAGGGGCCTGGAACAGGGCGTCGTCCCCCCGAACGAACTCGTCATCATTCACATGAACGAAGCGGCGGCGCCTCGGGAGTCGAAGCGTTTCCCGATTATTACGAGAACCCTCGACACAGCGCACGCCCGCTTGCCGCTTGCTGCAGCACGCAATGTTGCGGCGGCGACGGCGCGTGGAGACCATCTTGTGTTCCTCGACGTCGACTGTATCCCCGCTCCGTCTTTCGTCGCGACACACCGCGCCGCGCTCCGGCGCGATCCTGCCGCCATTCACCAAGGCTGTGTTCGCTATCTGCCCCAAGCCATCGACTTCGAGATGGAGACGATCGATAGTCTGACAGCGCTATCGTCACTGCATCCGCTTCATGCCGACCGAATCGATGGCGCTCCCGTCCCCTACCCGCTTTTCTGGTCCTTGAATTTCGCCTGCCATCGCGACACCTTTTCTCGCGCCGGCGGATTCGACGATGCCTATCGGGGATACGGCGGCGAAGACACCGACTTCAGCTTTTCCGCTCGGGAGAAAGGGATCCGTCTGCTTGGCTCCGCGGCCCTCGCTTTCCACCAGCATCACGCATCGTACGATCCGCCATTGAACCACTTCGCCGACATCGTCGAGAACGCACGGCGATTTCGCGAAAAATGGCAGGAATGGCCAATGCTCGGCTGGCTGAACGCTTTCGAGGCACGTGGCTATATTCATGTCCGGGGCACCGACATCGACGTGCATCGCGCACCCACTGCCGAAGAAATCGCATCCTGCCTCTGTTCGGATGCACCCCACTGACTGCAAACGTTGCGCTGCGACACGCACGAAACCGCGCGCTCGACGGTTGTGCGCATGCGATTCCGTCTGCCGCATTTCTGCTGAAGAGCCCAATATTGCGCGATGGCACACGCGTTGCTGGGGATAACGGGCGGTGATCCAACGCACGATTCGACGACACGGAGAAGGGATATGAAAGCACTCGTCTGGCAAGGAAAAAAAGACATCCGATATGAGACGGTACCCGACCCTGTTATCGAGGCCCCACGAGACGCCATTATCAAGATGTCTTGTTGCGCGATCTGCGGCTCGGACCTACATCTTTTCGACGGCTTCATGCCGGGTATGAAAGGCGGCGATATCATGGGCCACGAGTTCATGGGCGAAGTCGTGGAGGTCGGCAAGGAGGCCAGCAATTTGAAAGTCGGCGATCGCATCGTGGTGCCCTTCACGATCACCTGCGGTGAATGCGACCAATGCAAGCGCGGAAATTTCTCCGTCTGCGAGCGCACGAATCGAAACAAGGAAGAAGCCGATAAGGTATTTGGGCACACCACAGCGGGGCTGTTCGGCTACTCGCACCTTACCGGCGGCTATGCCGGCGGACAAGCCGAATATGTGCGCATCCCCTTCGCCGATTCGACCCATGTCAAGATTCCCGAAGGGTTAACCGACGAGCAAGTCCTCTTCCTCGGCGACTTATTTCCCACAGGCTGGCAAGCAGCGGTTCAATGCGACATTGTCCCAACCGACACTGTCTGTATCTGGGGCGCGGGCCCTGTCGGTCAAATGGCGGTCCGGAGCGCCATGATCCTCGGAGCGAAGCAAGTCGTCGTCATCGACTGCGTTCCGGAACGTCTTGCGATGGCCTCGGCGGCGGGCGCGATCACGATCAACTTCAAAGACGAAAGGGTCCTTGATCGGCTGAAGGAATTGACCCAGGGCAAGGGGCCGGAAAAATGTATCGATGCGGTCGGCATGGAATCGCACGCAACACGATCGCTCGATGCGCTGTACGACCGCGCCAAACAAGCGGTCATGCTCGAGACGGACCGTCCGCACGTATTGCGGGAGATGATCTATGTGTGCCGCCCAGCCGGCACCTTGTCCGTCGCCGGGGTCTACGGCGGGTTAATCGACAAGATTCCCTTCGGCGCGGCCATGAACAAAGGGCTGACTTGGCGGATGGGGCAGACACACGTGAAACGGTGGACGGACGATCTGCTGCAGCGGATCCGTTCCGGCCAGATCGACCCATCGTTTGTCATTACGCACACAGTATCGCTCTCCGAAGGCCCCGAAATGTACAAAACCTTTCGTGACAAAGAAGACGGCTGCATCAAAGTCGTACTGAAGCCGTAGCGATTATTCTCCCTAACCCGGCACGGTCTGTGCCGCGGTGTCACGCTGGCCCGTGACGTGCGCTTCACGTCGCGCGCGCAAATCCACGCCTCACCGGAATCGGCCACTATGCCGATTTCGTCATTTTTTTATTTTATTTCCGCTAGCATCGGTTCGGTCGGTAGGTCAATCTAGCGACATCGAGTCGGGCCCCTTTCGGAGACCAGCATGGAAGGCATCGATGACGCACGTCGCTTAGCCAATTCGTCGTCGGGCGCGCCGCCCGGAGGCGCGGATGACGCCGCGACGCGTGGCTTCGCGTCCGCCCTTTACGACAAGATGCCCGATACGCTGGCCGCGATACTGGACACGCTGACGTTCGTCATGCCCTTGCTCGATGTCGTGCCAAACGTGGTCTTCTTTGTAAAAGATCTGGATGCGCGCTATGTGGCGGCCAATCTGACGTTGGCCACGCGCTGT contains:
- a CDS encoding glycosyltransferase family 4 protein — encoded protein: MKRLRIGILTHIKHPIRQPFSGGLEAFTYDVTMALKERGHDVTLFASSHSAPELEHTSILSDDNYGPLGLDTRGKKEAYFREYLDEHLAYMQCMQGMDAHRFDVVFNNSLHYVPITMGGLIETPMLTVLHTPPFFELTNAFAALRPKAAQRICTVSHANADRWSALVGECDVIHNGIDLSSWAPNAMPKGQRAIWFGRIVPDKGLHHAIDAAKLAGVPLDFAGQANDEAYFRDQIAPRLDDNAVYLGHLGREALVKRVQHAAVCVVSPCWDEPFGLVVAEALACGTPVAAYRRGALAELLTPETGVLAKPDDIAALARAIQEARTLDRTACRRHAEIHWGRETMLDNYERLLHETAVGGAVHV
- a CDS encoding glycosyltransferase family 2 protein — translated: MLSVLTLVHGRAQHLVNLIRGLEQGVVPPNELVIIHMNEAAAPRESKRFPIITRTLDTAHARLPLAAARNVAAATARGDHLVFLDVDCIPAPSFVATHRAALRRDPAAIHQGCVRYLPQAIDFEMETIDSLTALSSLHPLHADRIDGAPVPYPLFWSLNFACHRDTFSRAGGFDDAYRGYGGEDTDFSFSAREKGIRLLGSAALAFHQHHASYDPPLNHFADIVENARRFREKWQEWPMLGWLNAFEARGYIHVRGTDIDVHRAPTAEEIASCLCSDAPH
- a CDS encoding zinc-dependent alcohol dehydrogenase — protein: MKALVWQGKKDIRYETVPDPVIEAPRDAIIKMSCCAICGSDLHLFDGFMPGMKGGDIMGHEFMGEVVEVGKEASNLKVGDRIVVPFTITCGECDQCKRGNFSVCERTNRNKEEADKVFGHTTAGLFGYSHLTGGYAGGQAEYVRIPFADSTHVKIPEGLTDEQVLFLGDLFPTGWQAAVQCDIVPTDTVCIWGAGPVGQMAVRSAMILGAKQVVVIDCVPERLAMASAAGAITINFKDERVLDRLKELTQGKGPEKCIDAVGMESHATRSLDALYDRAKQAVMLETDRPHVLREMIYVCRPAGTLSVAGVYGGLIDKIPFGAAMNKGLTWRMGQTHVKRWTDDLLQRIRSGQIDPSFVITHTVSLSEGPEMYKTFRDKEDGCIKVVLKP